A window of Numenius arquata chromosome 6, bNumArq3.hap1.1, whole genome shotgun sequence contains these coding sequences:
- the ZNF106 gene encoding zinc finger protein 106 isoform X5, with protein sequence MVRERKCILCHIGYNSKKEMEEHMRSMLHHRELENLKGRDSNHECRVCRVTLVGLSAYAKHISSQLHKDNVDAHDRKEEGKEEAEEEYLDKELIQLIKQRREQNRFGIEMVPLVQNEQEGLELGEESDLSTLEGFQWEGISLAVPGSARKRSFSESSVIADRNPSAYSFFSEQAKTKESGQRQIIAASHSHHITSGYEASTGIEVDLKRKTSSLPLSPFMSERTETSGRRHSLQATSEVTGLTKQDQESPEKRTPLLEKQNVLEISEENRPASNNASLLAVSNNIDAATDSSCTSGTEQNDSQGIGKKRRATGEGSSPEIPSLERKNKRRKIKGKKEHSQVDQLLAISLREEELSKSLHSVDSSLLQARAALQAAYVEVQRFLVLKQQITMEMSTLRSQRIQILQGLQETYEPSELSEQLSCSVLSERRNSKSQMAADLIPAGSFLPLLDTLSSSVPPLGASVHVNTPSPFQSSGITPTAPPDSSVQVKREPVSPKGSEENVNSVLQSSPSASQAEEVEQKDETNQKTPVYPVISATISLSELSTSFQHTNQDVRKPAADRGKAGLPENPSPHSLVVSSKTEANDALTESFILDRCSTPLPKHSVLLEMPMDKTPKLSAELSEQQAVTTVVPAEKGNRRRRKLRKKKTLRAARVPENSDTEQDIIDSKPVRKVKGGKVPKGEKVTTSNPPRQENGATAQTTRNKDENDSDASLELVEVPAPQCEVVDIGSSESGDEKPDSPSKRDSRSSVDQAVLEASCSGYDEVSSTSEIGTNYMNDGKRSMAETQTSVSSLRGSKNSSEVSSEPGEDEEPTEGSFEGHLAAVNAIQIFGNLLYTCSADKTVCAYNLVSRKCVAIFEGHTSKVNCLLVTQTNGKSAALYTGSSDHTINCYNIKTRECMVQFKLEDRVLCLHSRWRILYAGLANGTVVTFSIKNNKQVDTFECHGPRAVSCLATAQEGARKLLVVGSYDCTISVRDARNGLLLRTLEGHSKTILCMKVVNDLVFSGSSDQSVHAHNIHTGELVRIYKGHNHAVTVVNILGKVMVTACLDKFVRVYELQSHDRLQVYGGHTDMIMCMTIHKSMIYTGCYDGSVRAVRLNLMQNYRCWWHGCSLIFGVVDHLKQHLLTDHTNPNFQTLKCRWKNCDAFFTSRKGSKQDAVGHIERHAEDDSRIDS encoded by the exons GGACAGCAACCATGAGTGCCGGGTGTGCAGAGTGACACTGGTGGGTTTGTCAGCATATGCCAAGCACATCTCCAGCCAGCTGCACAAAGACAATGTTGATGCCCATGacagaaaagaggaagggaaagaagaggcagaagaagaATACCTCGACAAAGAACTCATTCAACTGatcaagcaaaggagggaacagaaCCG GTTTGGTATAGAAATGGTGCCTCTTGTTCAAAATGAGCAAGAGGGTCTAGAACTTGGTGAAGAATCTGACCTGTCTACTCTGGAAGGATTCCAGTGGGAAGGAATTTCTTTAGCAGTGCCTGGCTCAGCCAGAAAACGTAGCTTTTCTGAAAGCAGTGTCATTGCAGACAGAAATCCTTCTGCTTATAGCTTCTTCAGTGaacaagccaaaacaaaagaaagtggGCAAAGGCAAATAATTGCAGCCAGCCACTCACATCACATAACATCTGGGTATGAGGCAAGCACTGGCATTGAGGTTGACTTGAAACGGAAGACGTCTTCTCTTCCTTTGTCGCCGTTTATGTCTGAGAGAACTGAGACTAGTGGAAGGAGACACAGCCTACAGGCCACTTCTGAGGTCACAGGCCTCACCAAACAAGACCAGgagagcccagagaagagaacaccccttcttgaaaaacaaaatgtacTAGAAATCTCAGAAGAAAATCGTCCAGCTTCAAATAATGCTTCACTTCTTGCAGTGTCTAATAACATAGATGCAGCTACAGACAGTAGCTGCACATCTGGTACTGAGCAGAATGACAGCCAAGGAATTGGAAAGAAACGAAGAGCAACTGGA GAGGGATCTTCTCCTGAAATCCCTAGTctagaaagaaagaataagagaagaaaaatcaaaggtaAAAAAG aacACTCTCAGGTAGACCAGTTGTTGGCTATTTCGCTGAGGGAAGAAGAGTTAAGCAAGTCCCTGCACAGCGTGGACAGCAGTCTCTTGcaggccagggctgccctgcaGGCTGCCTATGTTGAGGTTCAACGGTTCCTTGTGTTAAAGCAACAG ATAACCATGGAAATGAGTACACTGAGAAGTCAGAGAATCCAGATCTTGCAGGGACTACAAG AAACGTATGAACCTTCTGAACTGTCAGAGCAACTTTCCTGCAGTGTCTTAAGTGAGAGAAGAAATAGCAAATCTCAGATGGCAGCTGACTTAATTCCTGCAGGCTCCTTCCTGCCCCTTTTGGACACTTTATCTTCTTCTGTACCTCCACTGGGAGCTTCTGTTCATGTAAATACACCGTCACCATTCCAGTCTTCTGGCATCACACCTACCGCTCCTCCTGACTCCTCAGTACAAGTTAAACGAGAACCTGTGTCTCCAAAAGGCTCGGAAGAAAATGTGAATTCCGTACTCCAGAGCTCTCCAAGTGCTTCACAGGCAGAAGAGGTGGAGCAGAAGGATG AGACCAACCAGAAGACTCCAGTGTATCCAGTTATCTCTGCAACCATATCCCTATCAGAGCTGTCAACTTCTTTCCAACACACTAATCAAGATGTTCGCAAGCCTGCTGCGGACAGGGGAAAGGCTGGACTTCCCGAGAACCCTTCTCCTCATTCACTCGTTGTTTCCAGCAAGACAGAAGCAAATGATGCACTGACTGAAAGCTTTATACTGGATCGGTGTAGCACCCCTCTTCCAAAGCATTCAGTCCTTCTAGAAATGCCAATGgataaaacccccaaattgtcagCGGAACTGTCTGAGCAGCAGGCGGTAACCACTGTAGtcccagcagaaaaaggaaacaggaggaggagaaagttaaggaagaagaaaactctgAGGGCAGCCCGCGTGCCAGAGAACAGTGATACAGAACAGGATATAATTGACTCTAAGCCTGTTCGGAAAGTAAAGGGTGGAAAGGTTCCTAAAGGAGAGAAAGTTACTACATCCAATCCTCCAAGACAGGAGAATGGAGCTACTGCTCAAACAACAAGAAACAAAGATGAGAATGACAGTGATGCTTCTCTGGAGCTGGTGGAAGTTCCAGCGCCCCAGTGTGAGGTTGTTGACATTGGCTCATCGGAGTCAGGAGATGAGAAACCAGACAGTCCATCGAAGAGGGATTCACGCAGCTCTGTGGATCAAGCAGTCCTGGAGGCATCTTGCTCTGGTTATGATGAAGTGAGCTCTACCAGTGAGATTGGAACAAATTATATGAATGATGGGAAAAGAAG CATGGCTGAGACGCAGACTTCCGTATCATCACTAAGAGGATCAAAGAACTCATCAG AAGTGTCTTCAGAGCCAGGTGAGGATGAAGAACCTACAGAGGGAAGCTTTGAGGGACACCTAGCTGCAGTGAATGCTATTCAGATTTTTGGGAATTTGTTGTATACCTGCTCAGCAGACAAAACTGTTTGTGCCTACAATCTGGTT AGCAGGAAGTGTGTGGCCATCTTTGAAGGCCACACTTCAAAAGTGAACTGCCTCCTGGTCACGCAGACAAATGGGAAGAGCGCTGCACTCTACACTGGCTCAAGCGACCACACTATCAACTGTTACAATATCAAG ACCAGAGAGTGCATGGTACAGTTTAAATTGGAAGATAGAGTGCTCTGTTTACACAGTAGATGGCGGATCCTTTATGCAGGCCTTGCAAATGGCACCGTGGTTACTTTCAGCATAAAG AACAACAAGCAGGTTGATACCTTCGAATGCCATGGCCCTAGAGCAGTGAGCTGTCTGGCCACAGCTCAGGAAGGAGCACGCAAGTTGTTGGTAGTGGGCTCCTACGACTGCACCATCAGCGTGCGAGACGCGCGGAACGGGCTGCTTCTCAGAACCTTGGAGGGTCACAGCAAGACTATCCTCTGCATGAAG gtTGTAAATGATCTGGTATTCAGTGGCTCCAGCGATCAGTCTGTCCACGCCCACAACATTCAT actggagagctggtaaGGATCTATAAAGGCCATAACCACGCAGTAACGGTTGTGAACATTCTTGGGAAAGTGATGGTGACAGCATGTCTGGATAAATTTGTTCGTGTTTATGAACTGCAG tCGCACGACCGCTTGCAAGTCTATGGAGGCCACACAGATATGATCATGTGTATGACCATCCATAAGAGCATG aTCTACACTGGATGCTATGATGGCAGCGTCAGAGCTGTGAGGCTTAATCTGATGCAGAATTATCGTTGCTGG tggcACGGGTGTTCACTCATCTTTGGAGTTGTGGACCATCTGAAACAACACTTGCTAACTGACCACACCAACCCAAATTTTCAAACCCTAAAATGTCGTTGGAAGAACTGTGATGCTTTCTTTACTTCCAGAAAAGGTTCCAAGCAG GATGCTGTAGGACACATTGAGAGACATGCTGAGGATGACAGCAGGATTGACTCGTGA
- the ZNF106 gene encoding zinc finger protein 106 isoform X4: MVRERKCILCHIGYNSKKEMEEHMRSMLHHRELENLKGRDSNHECRVCRVTLVGLSAYAKHISSQLHKDNVDAHDRKEEGKEEAEEEYLDKELIQLIKQRREQNRQAEPSCANQELECDDRRSQRRREERATYKEREAYDQSSWHHHNASQRDWKWEKDDYISSRQGKFSHSQRNLNISRHSGGPRGRSGWHQNVSGGSSNRHNYGNSGNVWHPSGRGGGTSNWHHSARERNSTWHSEGTGHFSSWNSKSYGGNWKSSPHGANGWNFGSSGDTYSSEPIKYNKERYAWQRQEKDIDVLSYRDRKNRSDSLDFTSDKLPSEGALDFCTSKQQESKTSRASGKSGSPSRDKIHRWTPYPSQKAAEQQPWSEDNVSKNPDKMDSVFMPLIDSSMKGKTCEANVSLSKPKKWEASPPSNVTSDHLDSSKVMKDCSSAEKPDKDDGRSNRMPSLKSPLLNITDRKLSSPKQDTNSLLKNVKLLLFSASGEEQNHLNALNLETNGFSSYSSKLHGACAGNLQDNKDVLGSNLGEPVNSLSDAEQNPKDVQSNHSLQNAPLRSCKDTSDQKKEETGEVLPKNEFRLDSLEDVSDDDLAGSEKSETKVEKLGSSVSPCLPCDTPEGKPATPEKENDEKPAPASIASTDLKDSTFQRESTASPSSSQDHLHVDLKISSQDGEGDEEHVKSRDHFEMEGFENPSDPELQKGGSQSLGVLLPDLSKLGLPASLQRDLTRHISLKSKVGTHLPEPNLNNARRIRNVSGHRKSETEKESGLKPTLRQILSASRRNVNWDQVIQQVTKKKQELGKGLPRFGIEMVPLVQNEQEGLELGEESDLSTLEGFQWEGISLAVPGSARKRSFSESSVIADRNPSAYSFFSEQAKTKESGQRQIIAASHSHHITSGYEASTGIEVDLKRKTSSLPLSPFMSERTETSGRRHSLQATSEVTGLTKQDQESPEKRTPLLEKQNVLEISEENRPASNNASLLAVSNNIDAATDSSCTSGTEQNDSQGIGKKRRATGEGSSPEIPSLERKNKRRKIKGKKEHSQVDQLLAISLREEELSKSLHSVDSSLLQARAALQAAYVEVQRFLVLKQQITMEMSTLRSQRIQILQGLQETYEPSELSEQLSCSVLSERRNSKSQMAADLIPAGSFLPLLDTLSSSVPPLGASVHVNTPSPFQSSGITPTAPPDSSVQVKREPVSPKGSEENVNSVLQSSPSASQAEEVEQKDEMPMDKTPKLSAELSEQQAVTTVVPAEKGNRRRRKLRKKKTLRAARVPENSDTEQDIIDSKPVRKVKGGKVPKGEKVTTSNPPRQENGATAQTTRNKDENDSDASLELVEVPAPQCEVVDIGSSESGDEKPDSPSKRDSRSSVDQAVLEASCSGYDEVSSTSEIGTNYMNDGKRSMAETQTSVSSLRGSKNSSEVSSEPGEDEEPTEGSFEGHLAAVNAIQIFGNLLYTCSADKTVCAYNLVSRKCVAIFEGHTSKVNCLLVTQTNGKSAALYTGSSDHTINCYNIKTRECMVQFKLEDRVLCLHSRWRILYAGLANGTVVTFSIKNNKQVDTFECHGPRAVSCLATAQEGARKLLVVGSYDCTISVRDARNGLLLRTLEGHSKTILCMKVVNDLVFSGSSDQSVHAHNIHTGELVRIYKGHNHAVTVVNILGKVMVTACLDKFVRVYELQSHDRLQVYGGHTDMIMCMTIHKSMIYTGCYDGSVRAVRLNLMQNYRCWWHGCSLIFGVVDHLKQHLLTDHTNPNFQTLKCRWKNCDAFFTSRKGSKQDAVGHIERHAEDDSRIDS, from the exons GGACAGCAACCATGAGTGCCGGGTGTGCAGAGTGACACTGGTGGGTTTGTCAGCATATGCCAAGCACATCTCCAGCCAGCTGCACAAAGACAATGTTGATGCCCATGacagaaaagaggaagggaaagaagaggcagaagaagaATACCTCGACAAAGAACTCATTCAACTGatcaagcaaaggagggaacagaaCCG GCAAGCTGAACCAAGCTGTGCAAACCAAGAACTGGAATGTGACGATAGGAGATCACAGAGAAGGCGAGAAGAAAGAGCTACTTACAAAGAAAGAGAAGCTTATGATCAGTCATCGTGGCATCATCATAATGCATCACAAAGGGACTGGAAGTGGGAAAAGGATGATTATATTAGTTCTAGACAAGGCAAATTTTCACACTCTCAGAGGAACCTTAATATAAGCAGACATTCAGGTGGCCCAAGGGGACGCTCTGGGTGGCACCAAAATGTTTCAGGAGGCTCTTCAAATCGGCATAACTATGGGAATTCTGGAAATGTTTGGCATCCAAGTGGGCGGGGAGGAGGAACATCAAATTGGCATCACAGTGCCAGGGAGAGAAATTCTACTTGGCACTCAGAAGGAACTGGTCATTTTTCCAGTTGGAATTCCAAGAGTTATGGAGGAAACTGGAAATCTAGTCCTCATGGTGCAAATGGCTGGAATTTTGGAAGCTCAGGAGATACATATTCATCAGAGCCAATTAAATATAATAAGGAAAGGTATGCATGGCAGCGGCAGGAGAAAGATATTGATGTTCTGTCATACAGAGATCGAAAAAATAGGAGTGACTCACTTGATTTCACTAGTGATAAACTTCCTTCTGAGGGGGCATTGGATTTTTGTACATCGAAGcaacaagaaagcaaaacttCAAGAGCCAGTGGAAAAAGTGGCAGTCCTTCCAGAGATAAAATACATCGCTGGACTCCCTACCCATCCCAGAAAGCTGCAGAGCAGCAACCATGGTCTGAAGATAATGTTTCTAAAAATCCAGATAAAATGGATTCTGTATTTATGCCTCTTATTGATTCATCAATGAAAGGAAAAACCTGTGAAGCCAATGTTAGCCTTTCAAAACCTAAAAAATGGGAAGCATCTCCCCCTTCTAATGTAACCTCAGATCACCTTGATTCTTCCAAGGTAATGAAAGACTGTTCCAGTGCTGAAAAGCCTGACAAAGATGATGGCAGAAGTAATAGGATGCCATCACTGAAATCCCCTCTTCTGAATATCACAGATAGAAAGTTATCTTCCCCAAAGCAAGATACAAACAGTCTCTTAAAAAATGTCAAGCTTCTGCTATTCTCAGCTAGTGGTGAAGAGCAGAATCATTTGAATGCACTGAATTTGGAAACAAACGGTTTCTCCTCTTATTCGTCGAAGCTGCATGGTGCATGTGCTGGTAACTTACAAGACAACAAAGATGTGCTTGGTAGCAATCTTGGAGAGCCTGTTAATAGCTTAAGTGATGCAGAGCAAAACCCCAAAGATGTTCAGTCCAACCATTCCTTACAAAATGCTCCCTTGAGATCTTGCAAGGATACAAGTgaccagaaaaaggaagaaactggGGAAGTATTGCCAAAGAACGAGTTCAGATTAGATTCGTTAGAAGATGTGAGTGATGATGATTTAGCAGGAAGTGAAAAGTCAGAAACAAAAGTTGAAAAGTTGGGTTCTTCTGTTAGTCCTTGTTTACCCTGTGACACTCCAGAAGGTAAACCTGCCACCCCTGAAAAGGAAAACGATGAAAAGCCGGCTCCTGCCAGTATTGCTTCTACTGATCTGAAAGATTCTACATTTCAGagggaatccacagcttctccatcGAGCAGTCAGGACCATTTGCATGTGGATTTGAAGATCTCCTCACAGGATGGAGAAGGGGATGAAGAGCATGTCAAGTCACGTGATCACTTTGAAATGGAAGGTTTTGAAAATCCTTCAGATCCTGAGCTGCAAAAAGGAGGAAGCCAGTCACTAGGCGTTCTTCTTCCTGATTTAAGCAAACTTGGCCTCCCTGCCTCTCTGCAAAGAGACCTGACAAGACACATTAGTTTGAAGAGCAAAGTCGGTACACATCTTCCAGAGCCCAATCTCAATAATGCACGGCGCATTCGGAATGTAAGTGGCCATCGGAAAAGTGAGACTGAGAAGGAGTCGGGGCTTAAACCCACCCTCAGGCAGATTCTTAGTGCTTCCCGGCGAAATGTAAACTGGGATCAAGTCATCCAGCAAGTAACCAAGAAGAAACAGGAACTTGGCAAAGGTTTACCAAG GTTTGGTATAGAAATGGTGCCTCTTGTTCAAAATGAGCAAGAGGGTCTAGAACTTGGTGAAGAATCTGACCTGTCTACTCTGGAAGGATTCCAGTGGGAAGGAATTTCTTTAGCAGTGCCTGGCTCAGCCAGAAAACGTAGCTTTTCTGAAAGCAGTGTCATTGCAGACAGAAATCCTTCTGCTTATAGCTTCTTCAGTGaacaagccaaaacaaaagaaagtggGCAAAGGCAAATAATTGCAGCCAGCCACTCACATCACATAACATCTGGGTATGAGGCAAGCACTGGCATTGAGGTTGACTTGAAACGGAAGACGTCTTCTCTTCCTTTGTCGCCGTTTATGTCTGAGAGAACTGAGACTAGTGGAAGGAGACACAGCCTACAGGCCACTTCTGAGGTCACAGGCCTCACCAAACAAGACCAGgagagcccagagaagagaacaccccttcttgaaaaacaaaatgtacTAGAAATCTCAGAAGAAAATCGTCCAGCTTCAAATAATGCTTCACTTCTTGCAGTGTCTAATAACATAGATGCAGCTACAGACAGTAGCTGCACATCTGGTACTGAGCAGAATGACAGCCAAGGAATTGGAAAGAAACGAAGAGCAACTGGA GAGGGATCTTCTCCTGAAATCCCTAGTctagaaagaaagaataagagaagaaaaatcaaaggtaAAAAAG aacACTCTCAGGTAGACCAGTTGTTGGCTATTTCGCTGAGGGAAGAAGAGTTAAGCAAGTCCCTGCACAGCGTGGACAGCAGTCTCTTGcaggccagggctgccctgcaGGCTGCCTATGTTGAGGTTCAACGGTTCCTTGTGTTAAAGCAACAG ATAACCATGGAAATGAGTACACTGAGAAGTCAGAGAATCCAGATCTTGCAGGGACTACAAG AAACGTATGAACCTTCTGAACTGTCAGAGCAACTTTCCTGCAGTGTCTTAAGTGAGAGAAGAAATAGCAAATCTCAGATGGCAGCTGACTTAATTCCTGCAGGCTCCTTCCTGCCCCTTTTGGACACTTTATCTTCTTCTGTACCTCCACTGGGAGCTTCTGTTCATGTAAATACACCGTCACCATTCCAGTCTTCTGGCATCACACCTACCGCTCCTCCTGACTCCTCAGTACAAGTTAAACGAGAACCTGTGTCTCCAAAAGGCTCGGAAGAAAATGTGAATTCCGTACTCCAGAGCTCTCCAAGTGCTTCACAGGCAGAAGAGGTGGAGCAGAAGGATG AAATGCCAATGgataaaacccccaaattgtcagCGGAACTGTCTGAGCAGCAGGCGGTAACCACTGTAGtcccagcagaaaaaggaaacaggaggaggagaaagttaaggaagaagaaaactctgAGGGCAGCCCGCGTGCCAGAGAACAGTGATACAGAACAGGATATAATTGACTCTAAGCCTGTTCGGAAAGTAAAGGGTGGAAAGGTTCCTAAAGGAGAGAAAGTTACTACATCCAATCCTCCAAGACAGGAGAATGGAGCTACTGCTCAAACAACAAGAAACAAAGATGAGAATGACAGTGATGCTTCTCTGGAGCTGGTGGAAGTTCCAGCGCCCCAGTGTGAGGTTGTTGACATTGGCTCATCGGAGTCAGGAGATGAGAAACCAGACAGTCCATCGAAGAGGGATTCACGCAGCTCTGTGGATCAAGCAGTCCTGGAGGCATCTTGCTCTGGTTATGATGAAGTGAGCTCTACCAGTGAGATTGGAACAAATTATATGAATGATGGGAAAAGAAG CATGGCTGAGACGCAGACTTCCGTATCATCACTAAGAGGATCAAAGAACTCATCAG AAGTGTCTTCAGAGCCAGGTGAGGATGAAGAACCTACAGAGGGAAGCTTTGAGGGACACCTAGCTGCAGTGAATGCTATTCAGATTTTTGGGAATTTGTTGTATACCTGCTCAGCAGACAAAACTGTTTGTGCCTACAATCTGGTT AGCAGGAAGTGTGTGGCCATCTTTGAAGGCCACACTTCAAAAGTGAACTGCCTCCTGGTCACGCAGACAAATGGGAAGAGCGCTGCACTCTACACTGGCTCAAGCGACCACACTATCAACTGTTACAATATCAAG ACCAGAGAGTGCATGGTACAGTTTAAATTGGAAGATAGAGTGCTCTGTTTACACAGTAGATGGCGGATCCTTTATGCAGGCCTTGCAAATGGCACCGTGGTTACTTTCAGCATAAAG AACAACAAGCAGGTTGATACCTTCGAATGCCATGGCCCTAGAGCAGTGAGCTGTCTGGCCACAGCTCAGGAAGGAGCACGCAAGTTGTTGGTAGTGGGCTCCTACGACTGCACCATCAGCGTGCGAGACGCGCGGAACGGGCTGCTTCTCAGAACCTTGGAGGGTCACAGCAAGACTATCCTCTGCATGAAG gtTGTAAATGATCTGGTATTCAGTGGCTCCAGCGATCAGTCTGTCCACGCCCACAACATTCAT actggagagctggtaaGGATCTATAAAGGCCATAACCACGCAGTAACGGTTGTGAACATTCTTGGGAAAGTGATGGTGACAGCATGTCTGGATAAATTTGTTCGTGTTTATGAACTGCAG tCGCACGACCGCTTGCAAGTCTATGGAGGCCACACAGATATGATCATGTGTATGACCATCCATAAGAGCATG aTCTACACTGGATGCTATGATGGCAGCGTCAGAGCTGTGAGGCTTAATCTGATGCAGAATTATCGTTGCTGG tggcACGGGTGTTCACTCATCTTTGGAGTTGTGGACCATCTGAAACAACACTTGCTAACTGACCACACCAACCCAAATTTTCAAACCCTAAAATGTCGTTGGAAGAACTGTGATGCTTTCTTTACTTCCAGAAAAGGTTCCAAGCAG GATGCTGTAGGACACATTGAGAGACATGCTGAGGATGACAGCAGGATTGACTCGTGA